From the Ruania alkalisoli genome, one window contains:
- the panD gene encoding aspartate 1-decarboxylase — MTGMLRPMMVGKIHRATVTQADLNYVGSITVDAELLEAADLPEGHQVDVVDITNGSRLTTYVIAGERGAGQICINGAAAHLVHPGDLVIIIAYGLMPDAEARTYAPPVVHVDAQNKIRSLGHDPGAVGPGSGLATAAVPWHSSTSLR; from the coding sequence ATGACCGGGATGCTGAGGCCGATGATGGTGGGCAAGATCCACCGCGCCACGGTGACGCAGGCCGATCTGAACTATGTGGGATCGATCACGGTCGACGCCGAGCTGCTTGAGGCTGCCGACCTGCCCGAAGGGCACCAGGTCGACGTGGTCGACATCACGAACGGATCCCGGCTGACGACGTACGTGATCGCCGGTGAGCGAGGGGCCGGGCAGATCTGCATCAACGGCGCGGCCGCGCACCTCGTGCACCCTGGCGACCTGGTGATCATCATCGCCTACGGGCTGATGCCCGATGCCGAGGCCCGCACCTATGCCCCTCCGGTGGTGCACGTGGATGCGCAGAACAAGATCCGCTCTCTCGGTCATGATCCGGGAGCGGTCGGACCGGGCAGTGGTCTGGCCACGGCCGCCGTCCCGTGGCACTCGAGCACGTCGTTACGATGA
- a CDS encoding sensor histidine kinase, with product MDQAWLIIGVGVLGLFVGASAALAFRVSERSQRGPAAREPEGDVLDDDVAALLAALRSLSVLVGPAGEVLRAAPAAYTDGLVRGGRLAHAPLEELVEQVRTGGSSRDEQMIIPRSQVPGSDRLAFDVRVAPLTGGRVLVLAEDRTAERRVEEVRRDFVANVSHELKTPVGAIALLAETAADAADDPDAVRRFAAGMQRETARLSALVQEIIELSRLQAPEHEVDFVEVPLEAVVAEAIDRIAVEAQARDVTVVVGGQTGLFVQGDHALLVTALRNLLDNALRYSPTGTRVSVGMREVEGIAEVAVVDQGVGLSAEDASRVFERFYRVDPARSRETGGTGLGLSIVKHVAANHGGEVRVWSTPGRGATFTLRIPSVDAPESEKDPQATTGAPHDGAEGERQ from the coding sequence GTGGACCAGGCATGGCTGATCATCGGCGTCGGCGTGCTCGGCCTGTTCGTCGGGGCGAGCGCTGCGCTCGCCTTTCGCGTGTCCGAACGCAGCCAGCGCGGCCCGGCCGCGAGAGAACCGGAGGGTGACGTGCTCGATGACGACGTCGCGGCCCTGCTGGCCGCGCTGCGCTCGCTCTCGGTTCTGGTCGGGCCCGCGGGCGAGGTGCTGCGAGCCGCTCCAGCTGCCTATACCGACGGCCTGGTGCGCGGCGGGCGCCTCGCGCATGCACCGCTGGAGGAGCTGGTCGAGCAGGTGCGCACCGGTGGATCCAGCCGGGACGAGCAGATGATCATCCCCCGCTCGCAGGTGCCGGGCTCGGACCGGCTGGCCTTCGATGTGCGGGTGGCGCCGCTGACCGGCGGCCGCGTCTTGGTGCTGGCCGAGGACCGAACGGCCGAGCGGCGGGTCGAGGAAGTGCGGCGGGACTTCGTCGCGAACGTTTCCCACGAGCTCAAGACACCCGTGGGCGCGATCGCACTGCTCGCGGAGACGGCGGCCGACGCCGCTGACGACCCGGACGCTGTCCGGCGGTTCGCTGCCGGGATGCAGCGCGAGACTGCGCGCTTGTCGGCACTGGTGCAGGAGATCATCGAACTCTCCCGGCTCCAGGCACCCGAACACGAGGTCGACTTCGTCGAGGTTCCGCTCGAGGCCGTCGTCGCCGAGGCAATCGACCGGATCGCCGTCGAGGCGCAAGCGCGGGACGTGACCGTCGTCGTCGGCGGCCAGACGGGCCTGTTCGTCCAGGGTGACCACGCGTTGCTCGTCACCGCCCTGCGCAACCTCCTGGACAACGCCCTGCGGTACTCCCCGACCGGGACGCGGGTGAGTGTCGGCATGCGTGAGGTGGAAGGCATTGCCGAGGTCGCCGTCGTGGACCAGGGCGTGGGCTTGTCTGCGGAGGACGCCAGTCGCGTCTTCGAGAGGTTCTACCGTGTGGACCCGGCCCGCTCCCGCGAGACCGGGGGCACGGGACTGGGCCTTTCGATCGTTAAGCACGTGGCCGCCAATCATGGCGGCGAGGTGAGGGTCTGGTCGACCCCCGGACGGGGTGCGACCTTCACGCTCCGCATTCCCTCTGTGGATGCACCGGAGAGTGAGAAGGACCCGCAGGCAACGACCGGTGCGCCGCATGACGGCGCAGAAGGAGAGAGACAGTGA
- a CDS encoding lactonase family protein, producing the protein MSVNHLLGTNGTGPGHGIWRVSATDLSSWSQAVPELVAEAPAPTYLAIHPSAERVYAVGEGADGTVASFDIRADCSLRRTARVATGGSSACHVLVHPWGQWLYVANYGNGVACAVRLDEAGDVTDEVILLPHQGSGPVSDRQDHPHAHFCALSEGGGWLLVADLGTDHLRAYPLENGRPVEPPVLTELPAGCGPRHVASRAGYLYVAGELSGEVLTLSWDEGTGQGQVLHQEAASGAEGLHQLSHIERRGNFLYVGVRGTDTLSTLEIAADGASVRRVAEVSTAAWPRHHAVTEDAVIVAGQHADQLAVHPLVDGIPAEIVTELELPAPMCVLPL; encoded by the coding sequence ATGAGCGTGAATCATCTCCTGGGTACCAATGGAACTGGTCCTGGCCACGGGATCTGGCGGGTGAGTGCGACAGACCTGTCCAGCTGGTCGCAGGCGGTCCCTGAGCTCGTCGCCGAGGCACCTGCCCCGACCTACCTCGCGATCCATCCTTCGGCCGAGCGGGTCTACGCCGTCGGTGAAGGAGCGGACGGAACAGTGGCGTCCTTCGATATCCGCGCCGACTGTTCACTGCGTCGGACGGCGCGGGTCGCGACCGGTGGTTCCTCGGCCTGCCATGTGCTCGTGCACCCGTGGGGTCAGTGGCTCTATGTGGCGAACTACGGCAACGGGGTTGCCTGTGCAGTCCGGCTGGACGAGGCCGGCGACGTCACCGACGAGGTCATCCTGTTGCCTCACCAGGGCAGCGGCCCGGTGTCGGATCGCCAGGATCACCCCCACGCACACTTCTGCGCGCTCAGCGAGGGCGGTGGCTGGCTGCTCGTCGCCGATCTGGGCACCGATCACCTCCGTGCCTACCCGCTCGAGAACGGTCGACCCGTCGAGCCCCCCGTCCTGACCGAGCTGCCCGCTGGCTGCGGCCCCCGGCATGTGGCCAGCCGGGCCGGCTACCTCTATGTGGCCGGTGAGCTCAGTGGTGAGGTCCTCACCCTGTCCTGGGACGAAGGGACTGGGCAAGGCCAGGTGCTGCACCAGGAGGCGGCATCCGGTGCCGAGGGCCTGCACCAGCTCTCCCACATCGAACGTCGCGGAAACTTCCTCTACGTCGGCGTGCGTGGCACCGATACGCTCTCAACTCTGGAGATTGCCGCCGACGGGGCCTCGGTGCGCCGCGTTGCGGAGGTTTCCACGGCCGCCTGGCCACGTCATCATGCGGTCACCGAGGACGCTGTGATCGTGGCGGGCCAGCACGCCGATCAGCTGGCGGTCCATCCACTGGTCGACGGCATCCCCGCGGAGATCGTCACTGAGCTGGAGCTGCCTGCTCCGATGTGCGTCCTCCCACTGTGA
- the lysS gene encoding lysine--tRNA ligase, translating into MNTENSPQQPPATDVDVPEQVRVRLEKRARILDEGGQAYPVSVPVTHTIAAIREAYDGTLEAGEETQDVVGVAGRVVFQRNTGKLCFATLQDGEGRTLQVMLSQREVGADSLAAFKADVDLGDHLFAHGRVIVSRTGELSVFADDWRLAAKAIRPLPVLHKESSEENRVRRRHVDLIARPAAREMVRTRAAVMRSLRESFHQRDFLEIETPMLQTMHGGASARPFVTHMNAYDIDLYLRIAPELFLKRAVVGGVERVFEINRNFRNEGADSSHSPEFAMLEAYEAYGDYNTMATLTQDLVVTAARDALGTTVVTLPDGSEYDLGGEWKDIQLYPSLSDACGEEITPHTPLAHLLTLAERADISLDEKTATPGKVVEELWEHFVGDDLYAPTFVRDFPLDTSPLTRAHRSQEGVVEKWDLYVRGFELATAYSELVDPVVQRERFEQQARLAARGDAEAMQVDEEFLQAMEHGMPPSGGMGMGIDRLLMALTGHGIRETITFPLVKPRS; encoded by the coding sequence GTGAACACCGAGAACTCGCCCCAGCAGCCCCCGGCAACGGACGTCGACGTCCCCGAGCAGGTGCGGGTGCGGCTGGAGAAGCGGGCCCGGATCCTCGACGAGGGCGGTCAGGCCTACCCCGTCTCAGTGCCGGTCACCCACACGATCGCGGCGATCCGCGAGGCCTATGACGGCACGCTGGAGGCTGGGGAAGAGACTCAGGACGTGGTCGGCGTCGCCGGGCGCGTGGTGTTCCAGCGCAACACCGGCAAACTGTGTTTTGCGACCTTGCAGGACGGTGAGGGCCGCACCCTGCAGGTGATGCTCTCCCAGCGCGAGGTCGGGGCCGACTCCCTGGCCGCGTTCAAGGCCGATGTCGATCTCGGTGACCACCTCTTCGCTCACGGACGCGTGATCGTTTCCCGCACGGGGGAACTCTCGGTCTTCGCTGATGACTGGCGGCTTGCCGCCAAGGCGATCCGACCCCTGCCGGTGCTGCACAAGGAGAGCTCGGAGGAGAACCGCGTGCGGCGCCGTCACGTCGATCTGATCGCCCGCCCGGCGGCGCGCGAGATGGTGCGCACCCGGGCGGCCGTGATGCGATCCTTGCGGGAGTCCTTTCACCAGCGGGACTTCCTCGAGATCGAGACTCCGATGCTGCAGACGATGCACGGAGGGGCCAGTGCGCGCCCATTCGTCACGCACATGAATGCCTACGACATCGATCTGTACCTGCGGATCGCACCGGAACTGTTCCTCAAGCGAGCCGTGGTCGGTGGAGTGGAGCGGGTCTTCGAGATCAATCGGAACTTCCGCAACGAAGGTGCCGATTCTTCACATTCGCCCGAGTTTGCGATGCTCGAGGCGTATGAGGCCTATGGCGATTACAACACCATGGCCACCTTGACCCAGGATCTCGTCGTCACCGCCGCTCGGGACGCCCTCGGAACGACGGTCGTCACCTTGCCCGACGGTAGCGAGTACGACCTCGGGGGAGAGTGGAAAGACATCCAGCTCTACCCTTCACTCTCGGACGCTTGCGGCGAAGAGATCACCCCGCACACGCCACTGGCCCATCTGCTCACATTGGCGGAGCGGGCCGACATCTCCCTCGACGAGAAGACCGCCACCCCGGGCAAGGTCGTCGAAGAGCTCTGGGAGCACTTTGTCGGCGACGATCTATATGCGCCGACGTTCGTGCGTGACTTTCCGCTTGATACCTCTCCGCTCACGCGCGCCCACCGCTCGCAGGAGGGTGTGGTGGAGAAATGGGACCTCTACGTGCGCGGATTCGAGCTCGCCACGGCATACTCCGAGCTGGTCGACCCTGTGGTGCAGCGGGAACGGTTCGAACAGCAGGCTCGGCTGGCTGCCCGTGGCGATGCTGAGGCGATGCAGGTGGACGAGGAGTTCCTGCAGGCGATGGAACACGGAATGCCCCCGTCGGGCGGTATGGGAATGGGGATCGATCGGCTCCTGATGGCTCTGACGGGTCACGGTATACGTGAGACGATCACCTTCCCGCTGGTCAAGCCGCGATCATGA
- the phoU gene encoding phosphate signaling complex protein PhoU, whose protein sequence is MRAIFEQELEQVGEGLLQMARHVQAGVRDASTALASADLQLAEQVIAADDAIDAIEAELDERCVTLLARQQPVATDLRVIVSGLRISASIERMGDLARHIAQVTRMRYPEQAIPEQARETFAALAEAANRAATDIVALLESHDLELAAAIESDDKQLDELHQRTFTTTLSPDWRGTTTETVDVTLLARFYERFGDHAVSVAQRISYLVTGDLDGVSSD, encoded by the coding sequence GTGCGAGCGATCTTCGAGCAGGAACTGGAACAGGTCGGTGAAGGGCTGCTGCAGATGGCCCGGCACGTCCAGGCCGGGGTCCGCGATGCCTCCACGGCGCTGGCATCCGCGGACCTTCAGCTGGCCGAGCAGGTCATCGCCGCCGATGACGCGATCGATGCCATCGAGGCCGAGCTCGACGAGCGCTGCGTGACCTTGCTCGCCCGGCAGCAGCCGGTGGCCACAGACCTGCGTGTCATCGTCTCCGGACTGCGGATCAGTGCCTCGATCGAGCGAATGGGCGACCTCGCTCGCCACATCGCCCAGGTGACGCGGATGCGCTACCCAGAACAGGCGATCCCAGAGCAGGCGCGGGAGACATTCGCTGCCCTCGCCGAGGCGGCGAACCGGGCCGCCACCGACATCGTGGCCCTGCTCGAGAGCCACGATCTCGAGCTGGCGGCCGCGATCGAGTCCGACGACAAGCAGCTCGACGAGCTGCACCAGCGCACCTTCACGACCACACTGTCCCCGGACTGGCGGGGTACGACCACCGAGACGGTGGACGTCACGCTGCTGGCCCGCTTCTACGAGCGCTTCGGTGACCACGCCGTCTCGGTCGCACAGCGCATCTCCTACCTCGTGACGGGTGATCTGGACGGCGTGTCCTCAGACTGA
- a CDS encoding phosphoglyceromutase produces MTYTLVLLRHGESEWNAKNLFTGWVDVPLSEKGIEEARRGGRLLTDAGVLPDVLHTSLLRRAITTANLALDAADRHWIPVKRSWRLNERHYGALQGKDKKQIRDEFGEEQFMTWRRSYDVPPPSIEHGSEYSQDADPRYAGEPIPDTECLKDVLARALPYWESEVVPDLKEGKVVLVAAHGNSLRAIIKHLDGIDDETIAGLNVPTGIPLLYELDEELRPLNPGGRYLDPEAAKEAIAAVANQGR; encoded by the coding sequence ATGACCTACACCCTGGTACTGCTCCGCCACGGCGAGAGCGAATGGAACGCCAAGAACCTGTTCACCGGCTGGGTCGACGTGCCCCTCTCCGAGAAGGGCATCGAAGAGGCCCGGCGCGGAGGGCGGCTGCTCACCGACGCCGGTGTGCTGCCCGATGTGCTGCACACCTCGCTCCTTCGTCGCGCGATCACCACAGCGAATCTCGCCCTCGACGCCGCCGACCGCCACTGGATCCCGGTCAAGCGCTCCTGGCGGCTGAACGAGCGCCACTACGGGGCCCTGCAGGGCAAGGACAAGAAGCAGATTCGTGACGAGTTCGGTGAAGAGCAGTTCATGACCTGGCGCCGCTCCTACGACGTGCCGCCGCCATCCATCGAGCACGGGTCGGAGTACTCCCAGGACGCTGACCCGAGGTATGCCGGCGAGCCGATTCCGGACACCGAGTGCCTCAAGGACGTGCTCGCGCGCGCCCTGCCGTACTGGGAGTCCGAGGTGGTGCCCGACCTGAAGGAGGGCAAGGTGGTGCTCGTGGCGGCGCACGGCAACTCCCTGCGGGCCATCATCAAGCACCTCGACGGAATCGACGACGAGACGATCGCCGGCCTGAACGTCCCCACCGGTATCCCGCTGCTCTATGAGCTCGACGAGGAACTGCGCCCCCTGAACCCGGGCGGCCGCTACCTCGACCCGGAGGCGGCCAAGGAAGCCATCGCGGCCGTGGCCAATCAGGGGCGCTGA
- a CDS encoding histone-like nucleoid-structuring protein Lsr2 — translation MAQKVRVLLIDDIDGSDAEETVTFALDGVTYEIDLNAKNAAKLRDDLAPWVGSARRSGGRKVSGRKVGGSRSGSSDAQKIREWAKANGYQVSDRGRVSAEIREAYAKAH, via the coding sequence ATGGCACAGAAGGTACGCGTGCTCCTCATCGATGACATCGATGGTTCGGACGCCGAAGAGACGGTCACGTTCGCGCTCGATGGGGTGACCTACGAGATCGACCTCAATGCCAAGAATGCAGCGAAGCTGCGTGATGATCTGGCGCCGTGGGTCGGCTCCGCCCGTCGCTCAGGTGGACGTAAGGTCTCCGGCCGGAAGGTTGGCGGATCGCGCTCGGGCAGCTCTGATGCCCAGAAGATCCGTGAATGGGCCAAGGCGAATGGTTACCAGGTGAGCGACCGTGGCCGGGTCTCGGCCGAGATTCGTGAGGCGTACGCCAAGGCGCACTGA
- a CDS encoding ArsR/SmtB family transcription factor: MFEDSQTCTFGVDSPYVDLAAEVFSLLADPTRIRIVLALREAEMSVNHLAESVGKPPTAVSQHLAKLRWGRIVRARQEGNRVFYSLVDEHARTLVTQAVFQAQHALEEHPAHHRPSTGPSSTGP, translated from the coding sequence GTGTTCGAAGATTCGCAGACGTGCACGTTCGGAGTGGATTCGCCCTACGTCGACCTGGCTGCCGAGGTGTTCTCACTCCTGGCCGACCCCACCCGGATCCGGATCGTTCTCGCCCTGCGCGAGGCGGAGATGTCGGTCAACCATCTCGCGGAGTCCGTCGGCAAGCCGCCCACCGCCGTCTCCCAGCATCTGGCGAAACTGCGCTGGGGCCGCATCGTGCGAGCGCGACAGGAGGGCAACCGCGTCTTCTACTCACTGGTGGACGAACACGCCCGTACCCTCGTCACACAGGCGGTGTTCCAGGCTCAGCACGCCCTCGAGGAGCACCCGGCTCACCATCGGCCGAGCACGGGGCCGTCGAGCACTGGGCCATGA
- a CDS encoding PH domain-containing protein, with protein MTSTDHIDWHRLHRITPVLNAWKVAAGLFAVFVWQSADQLGELDLAVTTLLLIVAGVIVLGALLGLGFSALAWSRTKYGITEDSIFLHSGVLFRQQRHVRLDRLQTVDVTQPLLARFTGFAALKIESAGGAGSNLTLAYLREDEAQRLRNELLARAAGVRMETDEAGVQHAPAAPEMHLYTLSPGRLVGSLALSGGIVTMLVAAVGLVLIAIVTENLSSVFAMGAPLIGAAAYFWSRFAGEFSFRVATSPDGIRIRQGLLESKARTVPPGRVQAIRLAQPPLWRFKGWWRITVNIAGYGAEETTGTVLFPVATEAEAAHLLSLVHPDLGDERPLEVLRAGLTGDGDEEGFQHTPARAWWLDPLTWRRTGMRMTGTAVLLRTGRWWRSLVLVPHERIQSLGVAQGPWERKLDLMTFSIHSTPGPVTPTVHHQDAEATSLLLAEMTRRARNARRSAGPERWMTPTEEGSGALHEGRGFGGVLPSRVVSSAGVLPASPRALTDDPGRMAT; from the coding sequence GTGACGTCGACGGATCACATCGACTGGCACCGTCTGCACCGCATCACGCCGGTCCTGAACGCGTGGAAGGTCGCCGCGGGGCTTTTCGCGGTCTTCGTGTGGCAGTCGGCCGACCAACTCGGTGAGCTCGACCTCGCCGTCACCACACTGCTGCTGATCGTCGCCGGGGTCATCGTGCTCGGGGCGCTGCTCGGTCTCGGCTTCTCCGCCCTGGCGTGGTCACGTACCAAGTACGGCATCACCGAGGACAGCATCTTTCTCCACTCCGGCGTGCTGTTCCGGCAGCAGCGCCACGTGCGCCTGGACCGCCTGCAGACGGTGGACGTCACCCAACCGCTGCTGGCGCGGTTCACCGGTTTCGCGGCGCTGAAGATCGAGAGTGCCGGAGGTGCAGGCTCCAACCTGACACTGGCTTATTTGCGCGAGGACGAGGCGCAACGGCTGCGCAACGAGCTCCTCGCCCGGGCTGCCGGGGTGCGGATGGAGACCGACGAGGCCGGCGTGCAGCACGCACCGGCAGCGCCGGAGATGCACCTGTACACCCTCTCCCCGGGTCGCCTCGTCGGATCCCTTGCGCTCTCCGGCGGGATCGTCACGATGCTCGTGGCAGCCGTCGGCCTCGTGCTCATCGCCATCGTCACCGAGAACCTCTCCTCGGTGTTCGCGATGGGTGCCCCGCTGATCGGTGCCGCTGCCTACTTCTGGAGCCGGTTCGCGGGCGAGTTCTCCTTCCGGGTGGCCACCTCGCCCGACGGCATCCGCATCCGTCAAGGTCTGCTCGAGTCCAAGGCTCGCACCGTCCCGCCCGGCCGGGTCCAGGCCATCCGGCTGGCCCAGCCGCCGCTGTGGCGGTTCAAGGGCTGGTGGCGGATCACTGTCAACATCGCCGGTTACGGAGCGGAGGAGACCACCGGTACCGTGCTCTTCCCGGTGGCCACCGAGGCCGAGGCGGCACATCTGCTCTCTCTCGTTCACCCCGATCTCGGGGACGAGCGGCCGCTGGAGGTCCTCCGCGCCGGCCTGACCGGGGACGGTGACGAGGAGGGTTTCCAGCACACCCCTGCGCGGGCGTGGTGGCTGGATCCCCTCACTTGGCGGCGCACCGGGATGCGTATGACTGGCACGGCTGTGCTGCTGCGCACCGGCCGGTGGTGGCGTTCTCTCGTTCTCGTCCCGCACGAGCGCATCCAGTCGCTCGGCGTCGCTCAAGGGCCGTGGGAGCGCAAGCTCGACCTGATGACCTTCTCGATCCACTCCACGCCCGGCCCCGTCACGCCGACGGTGCACCACCAGGACGCCGAGGCGACCAGTCTTCTGCTGGCTGAGATGACCCGTCGCGCCCGGAACGCTCGCCGCAGCGCCGGCCCCGAGCGCTGGATGACGCCGACCGAGGAGGGATCCGGGGCGCTGCACGAGGGTCGCGGCTTCGGCGGCGTTCTCCCGTCCCGCGTGGTCAGTTCTGCCGGGGTCCTCCCGGCCTCGCCTCGGGCCCTGACGGATGATCCTGGGAGAATGGCCACGTGA
- a CDS encoding PH domain-containing protein — protein sequence MATMSSGSAFEVDGAQWQSVSPKLVPVRQIGVAIGLGIPLVASVVVAIVTTPVVWVAPAVLGILLVWLLWLVPRQVRAIRYAELEDELLIRKGVLFRSMTVVPYGRMQYVDVDAGPIARSMGIAQVQLHTASAQSDASIPGLPEAEAARLRDQLSARGEARLAGL from the coding sequence ATGGCGACCATGAGTTCCGGATCCGCGTTCGAGGTCGACGGTGCCCAGTGGCAGTCCGTCTCGCCCAAGCTCGTCCCCGTGCGCCAGATCGGTGTGGCGATCGGGCTCGGGATCCCGCTCGTTGCGTCGGTGGTGGTGGCGATCGTCACCACGCCGGTGGTGTGGGTGGCGCCGGCCGTGCTCGGCATTCTGCTCGTCTGGCTGTTGTGGCTGGTGCCGCGGCAGGTGCGTGCCATCCGGTACGCCGAGCTGGAAGACGAGCTCCTCATCCGTAAGGGAGTGCTCTTCCGGTCGATGACGGTCGTGCCCTACGGGCGGATGCAGTACGTGGACGTCGACGCCGGGCCTATCGCTCGGTCGATGGGCATCGCCCAGGTGCAACTGCACACCGCCTCCGCGCAGTCCGACGCCTCCATCCCGGGCCTGCCGGAGGCCGAGGCGGCACGCTTGCGCGATCAGCTCTCCGCCCGCGGCGAGGCCAGGTTGGCCGGCCTGTGA
- a CDS encoding response regulator transcription factor has translation MTRILLVEDEDSYREPLTYQLTREGFEVVAVATGSDALVEFDRVAVDLVLLDLMLPGLSGVEVCRELRQRSSVPVIMLTAKDSEIDKVVGLEIGADDYVTKPYSFRELLARIRAVLRRGSDGGAEPAEPAVLSVGRIRMDTDRHEVTVGGDPMALPLREFELLELFLRNPDRVLTRGQLIDRVWGADYVGDTKTLDVHVKRIRAKIEEDPVHPQVLVTVRGLGYKLVAER, from the coding sequence GTGACCCGCATCCTGCTCGTCGAGGACGAGGACTCCTACCGGGAGCCGCTGACGTACCAGTTGACCCGGGAGGGTTTCGAGGTGGTCGCAGTCGCGACCGGATCCGATGCCCTGGTGGAGTTCGACAGGGTCGCCGTGGATCTGGTGCTGCTGGATCTGATGCTTCCCGGGCTCTCCGGGGTCGAGGTGTGCCGCGAGCTCCGTCAGCGCAGCTCGGTGCCGGTGATCATGCTGACGGCCAAGGACAGTGAGATCGACAAGGTCGTGGGGCTTGAGATCGGCGCGGACGACTATGTCACCAAGCCCTACTCCTTCCGGGAGCTCCTCGCCCGTATCCGGGCGGTGCTGCGGCGCGGCTCCGACGGCGGGGCCGAGCCCGCTGAGCCCGCGGTACTGTCCGTCGGGCGGATCCGGATGGACACTGACCGGCACGAGGTCACCGTCGGTGGAGACCCGATGGCGCTGCCGCTACGGGAGTTCGAACTGTTGGAGCTCTTCCTGCGCAACCCGGATCGGGTGCTCACCCGTGGCCAGCTGATCGACCGCGTGTGGGGTGCCGATTACGTGGGTGACACCAAGACCCTCGACGTCCACGTCAAGCGGATCCGGGCCAAGATCGAGGAAGACCCGGTACACCCGCAGGTGCTGGTGACCGTGCGCGGGCTGGGGTACAAGCTGGTGGCCGAGCGCTGA